ATAACTACACATGAAGAAGCTACAACAGTAGCTGTTTCAGAAACAAcaccagatgttgtcacaacatCTAGTGTCCATGCCAGTACAACAGACGGTGTAGTAGCAACAACATTCATTCTTCCCACAACAACATCCAAACCAGAGACAACAGGAGTGACATGGGAACCGACAACACAAGTTGCAGGAACAACCACCCTTGTCTCAGAAACAACGATACCACACGATGGTACAACCACAGCAGATTTGGAAAGAACAACATTGGATTCAGACACTACATCCAGTGACACTGCCACAACAGACAGTTcagaagcagtaacactgacatccatcataacgacagcagaggcagaaacaacCAAAGAGAATTTGGATACAACTACACATGATGgaggaacaacaacacaaaggttGGATATAACTACACATGAAGAAGCTACAACAGTAGCTGTTTCAGAAACAAcaccagatgttgtcacaacatCTAGTGTCCATGCCAGTACAACAGACGGTGGAGTAGCAACAACATTCAGTCTTCCCACAACATTAGAGGTAGAGAAAACATCACCAACCTGGGAAGCAACAACACAGGATGCAGGAACAACCACACCTGTCTTAGAAACAACTATAGCACATGATGGTACAACAACACCTGGTGTGGAAGTAACCTCACTGGATTCAGCCACTACATCCAGTGACACTGCCACAACAGACAGTTcagaagcagtaacactgacatccatcataacgacagcagagacagaaacaacCATAAATAATTTGGCTACAACTACACATGACGGAGGAACAACAACACAAGTGTTTGATATAACTACACATGAAGCAGGTACAACAGCAGTTGTTTCTGAAACAAcaccagatgttgtcacaacatCTAGTGTTCATGCCAGTACAACTGATGGTGTAATAGCAACAACATTCATTCTTCCCACAACAACATCCAAACCAGAAACAACAGCAATGACATGGGAACCGACAACACAAGTTGCAGGAACAACCACCCTTGTCTCAGAAACAACTATATCACATGATGGTACAACAACACCTGGTGTGGAAGTAACCTCACTGGATTCAGCCACTACATCCAGTGACACTGCCACAACAGACAGTTcagaagcagtaacactgacatccatcataacgacagcagagacagaaacaacCATAAATAATTTGGCTACAACTACACATGACGgaggaacaacaacacaaaggttGGATATAACTACACATGAAGAAGCTACAACAGTAGCTGTTTCAGAAACAAcaccagatgttgtcacaacatCTAGTGTCCATGCCAGTACAACAGACGGTGTAGTAGCAACGACATTCATTCTTCCCACAACAACATCCAAACCAGAGACAACAGGAGTGACATGGGAACCGACAACACAAGTTGCAGGAACAACCACCCTTGTCTCAGAAACAACTATATCACATGATGGTACAACAACACCTGGTGTGGAAGTAACCTCACTGGATTCAGCCACTACATCCAGTGACACTGCCACAACAGACAGTTcagaagcagtaacactgacatccatcataacgacagcagaggcagaaacaacCAAAGAGAATTTGGATACAACTACACATGATGgaggaacaacaacacaaaggttGGATATAACTACACATGAAGAAGCTACAACAGTAGCTGTTTCAGAAACAACACCAGATGTTGTAACAACATCTAGTGTCCATGCCAGTACAACAGACGGTGGAGTAGCAACAACATTCAGTCTTCCCACAACATTAGAGGTAGAGAAAACATCACCAACCTGGGAAGCAACAACACAGGATGCAGAAACAACCACACCTGTCTTAGAAACAACTATAGCACATGATGGTACAACAACACCTGGTGTGGAAGTAACCTCACTGGATTCAGCCACTACATCCATTGACACTGCCACAACAGACAGTTcagaagcagtaacactgacatccatcataacgacagcagaggcagaaacaacCATAAATAATTTGGCTACAACTACACATGACGGAGGAACAACTACACAAGTATTTGATATAACTACACATGAAGAAGGTACAACAGAAGGCTTTTCTGAAACAAcaccagatgttgtcacaacatCTAGTGTCCATGCCAGTACAACTGATGGTGTAATAGCAACAACATTCATTCTTCCCACAACAACATCCAAACCAGAAACAACAGGAGTGACATGGGAACCGACAACACAAGTTGCAGGAACAACCACCCGTGTCTCAGAAACAACGATACCACACGATGGCACAACAACACCTGATGTGGAAGTAACCACATTGGATCAAGCCACTACATCCAGTGACACTGCCACAACACACAGTTcagaagcagtaacactgacaaccatcataacgacagcagaggcagaaacaacCAAAGAGAATTTGGATACAACTACACATGATGgaggaacaacaacacaaaggttGGATATAACTACACATGAAGAAGCTACAACAGTAGCTGTTTCAGAAACAACAACAGATGTCACAACATCTAGTGTTCATGCCAGTACAACTGATGGTGTAATAGCAACAACATTCATTCTTCCCACAACAACATCCAAACCAGaaacaacagcagtgacatgggAACCGACAACACAAGTTGCAGGAACAACCACCCTTGTCTCAGAAACAACGATACCACACGATGGTACAACCACAGCAGATTTGGAAAGAACAACATTGGATTCAGACACTACATCCAGTGACACTGCCACAACACACAGTTcagaagcagtaacactgacatccatcataacgacagcagaggcagaaacaacCAAAGAGAATTTGGATACAACTACACATGATGgaggaacaacaacacaaagctTGGATATAACTACACATGAAGAAGCTACAACAGTAGCTGTTTCAGAAACAAcaccagatgttgtcacaacatCTAGTGTCCATGCCAGTACAACAGACGGTGTAGTAGCAACAACATTCATTCTTCCCACAACAACATCCAAACCAGaaacaacagcagtgacatgggAACCGACAACACAAGTTGCAGGAACAACCACCCTTGTCTCAGAAACAACGATACCACACGATGGCACAACCACAGCAGATTTGGAAAGAACAACATTGGATTCAGACACTACATACAGTGACACTGCCACAACACACAGTTcagaagcagtaacactgacaaccATCATAACGACAGCAGAGGCAGGAACAACCAAAGAGAATTTGGATACAACTACACATAATGgaggaacaacaacacaaaggttGGATATAACTACACATGAAGAAGCTACAACAGTAGCTGGTTCAGAAACACCACATGTTGTCACAACATCTAGTGTCCATGCCAGTACAACAGACGGTGGAGTAGCAACAACATTCAGTCTTCCCACAACATTAGAGGTAGAGAAAACATCACCAACCTGGGAAGCAACAACACAGGATGCAGGAACAACCACACCTGTCTTAGAAACAACTATAGCACATGATGGTACAACAACACCTGGTGTGGAAGTAACCTCACTGGATTCAGCCACTACATCCAGTGACACTGCCACAACAGACAGTTcagaagcagtaacactgacatccatcataacgacagcagagacagaaacaacCATAAATAATTTGGCTACAACTACACATGACGGAGGAACAACTACACAAGTATTTGATATAACTACACATGAAGCAGGTACAACAGAAGTTGTTTCTGAAACAAcaccagatgttgtcacaacatCTAGTGTTCATGCCAGTACAACTGATGGTGTAATAGCAACAACATTCATTCTTCCCACAACAACATCCAAACCAGaaacaacagcagtgacatgggAACCGACAACACAAGTTGCAGGAACAACCACCCTTGTCTCAGAAACAACTATATCACATGATGGTACAACAACACCTGGTGTGGAAGTAACCTCACTGGATTCAGCCACTACATCCAGTGACACTGCCACAACAGACAGTTcagaagcagtaacactgacatccatcataacgacagcagaggcagaaacaacCATAAATAATTTGGCTACAACTACACATGACGGAGGAACAACTACACAAGTATTTGATATAACTACACATGAAGAAGGTACAACAGAAGTTGTTTCTGAAACAACACCAGATGTCACAACATCTAGTGTTCATGCCAGTACAACTGATGGTGTAATAGCAACAACATTCATTCTTCCCACAACAACATCCAAACCAGaaacaacagcagtgacatgggAACCGACAACACAAGTTGCAGGAACAACCACCCTTGTCTCAGAAACAACTATATCACATGATGGTACAACAACACCTGGTGTGGAAGTAACCTCACTGGATTCAGCCACTACATCCAGTGACACTGCCACAACAGACAGTTcagaagcagtaacactgacatccatcataacgacagcagagacagaaacaacCAAAGAGAATTTGGATACAACTACACATGATGgaggaacaacaacacaaaggttGGATATAACTACACATGAAGAAGCTACAACAGTAGCTGTTTCTGAAACAAcaccagatgttgtcacaacatCTAGTGTTCATGCCAGTACAACTGATGGTGTAATAGCAACAACATTCATTCTTCCCACAACAACATCCAAACCAGAAACAACAGCAATGACATGGGAACCGACAACACAAGTTGCAGGAACAACCACCCTTGTCTCAGAAACAACTATATCACATGATGGTACAACAACACCTGGTGTGGAAGTAACCTCACTGGATTCAGCCACTACATCCAGTGACACTGCCACAACAGACAGTTcagaagcagtaacactgacatccatcataacgacagcagagacagaaacaacCATAAATAATTTGGCTACAACTACACATGACGGAGGAACAACTACACAAGTGTTTGATATAACTACACATGAAGCAGGTACAACAGAAGTTGTTTCAGAAACAAcaccagatgttgtcacaacatCTAGTGTCCATGCCAGTACAACTGATGGTGTAATAGCAACAACATTCATTCTTCCCATAACAACATCCAAACCAGaaacaacagcagtgacatgggAACCGACAACACAAGTTGCAGGAACAACCACCCTTGTCTCAGAAACAACGATACCACACGATGGCACAACACCTGGTATGGAAGTAACCACATTGGATCAAGCCACTACATCCAGTGACACTGCCACAAcacacagtttagaagcagtaacactgacaaccttcataacgacagcagaggcagaaacaacCAAAGAGAATTTGGATACAACTACACATGATGgaggaacaacaacacaaaggttGGATATAACTACACATGAAGAAGCTACAACAGTAGCTGTTTCAGAAACAAcaccagatgttgtcacaacatCTAGTGTCCATGCCAGTACAACAGACGGTGTAGTAGCAACAACATTCATTCTTCCCACAACAACATCCAAACCAGAGACAACAGGAGTGACATGGGAACCGACAACACAAGTTGCAGGAACAACCACCCTTGTCTCAGAAACAACGATACCACACGATGGTACAACCACAGCAGATTTGGAAAGAACAACATTGGATTCAGACACTACATCCAGTGACACTGCCACAACACACAGTTcagaagcagtaacactgacatccatcataacgacagcagaggcagaaacaacCAAAGAGAATTTGGATACAACTACACATGATGgaggaacaacaacacaaaggttGGATATAACTACACATGAAGAAGCTACAACAGTAGCTGTTTCAGAAACAACACCAGATGTTGTAACAACATCTAGTGTCCATGCCAGTACAACAGACGGTGGAGTAGCAACAACATTCAGTCTTCCCACAACATTAGAGGTAGAGAAAACATCACCAACCTGGGAAGCAACAACACAGGATGCAGGAACAACCACACCTGTCTTAGAAACAACTATAGCACATGATGGTACAACAACACCTGGTGTGGAAGTAACCTCACTGGATTCAGCCACTACATCCAGTGACACTGCCACAACAGACAGTTcagaagcagtaacactgacatccatcataacgacagcagagacagaaacaacCATAAATAATTTGGCTACAACTACACATGACGGAGGAACAACTACACAAGTGTTTGATATAACTACACATGAAGCAGGTACAACAGAAGTTGTTTCTGAAACAAcaccagatgttgtcacaacatCTAGTGTTCATGCCAGTACAACTGATGGTGTAATAGCAACAACATTCATTCTTCCCACAACAACATCCAAACCAGAAACAACAGCAATGACATGGGAACCGACAACACAAGTTGCAGGAACAACCACCCTTGTCTCAGAAACAACTATATCACATGATGGTACAACAACACCTGGTGTGGAAGTAACCTCACTGGATTCAGCCACTACATCCAGTGACACTGCCACAACAGACAGTTcagaagcagtaacactgacatccatcataacgacagcagagacagaaacaacCATAAATAATTTGGCTACAACTACACATGACGgaggaacaacaacacaaaggttGGATATAACTACACATGAAGAAGCTACAACAGTAGCTGTTTCAGAAACAACAccggatgttgtcacaacatCTAGTGTCCATGCCAGTACAACAGACGGTGTAGTAGCAACAACATTCATTCTTCCCACAACAACATCCAAACCAGAGACAACAGGAGTGACATGGGAACCGACAACACAAGTTGCAGGAACAACCACCCTTGTCTCAGAAACAACGATACCACACGATGGCACAACTACACCTGATGTGGAAGTAACCACATTGGATCAAGCCACTACATCCAGTGACACTGCCACAACACACAGTTcagaagcagtaacactgacaaccatcataacgacagcagaggcagaaacaacCAAAGAGAATTTGGATACAACTACACATGATGgaggaacaacaacacaaaggttGGATATAACTACACATGAAGAAGCTACAACAGTAGCTGTTTCAGAAACAACACCAGATGTTGTAACAACATCTAGTGTCCATGCCAGAACAACAGACGGTGGAGTAGCAACAACATTCAGTCTTCTCACAACATTAGAGGTAGAGAAAACATCACCAACCTGGGAAGCAACAACACAGGATGCAGGAACAACCACACCTATCTTAGAAACAACTATAGCACATGATGGTACAACAACACCTGGTGTGGAAGTAACCTCACTGGATTCAGCCACTACATCCATTGACACTGCCACAACAGACAGTTcagaagcagtaacactgacatccatcataacgacagcagaggcagaaacaacCATAAATAATTTGGCTACAACTACACATGACGGAGGAACAACTACACAAGTATTTGATATAACTACACATGAAGAAGGTACAACAGAAGTTGTTTCTGAAACAAcaccagatgttgtcacaacatCTAGTGTTCATGCCAGTACAACTGATGGTGTAATAGCAACAACATTCATTCTTCCCACAACAACATCCAAACCAGaaacaacagcagtgacatgggAACCGACAACACAAGTTGCAGGAACAACCACCCTTGTCTCAGAAACAACTACATCCCATGATGGTACAACAACACCTGGTGTGGAAGTAACCTCACTGGATTCAGCCACTACATCCAGTGACACTGCCACAACAGACAGTTcagaagcagtaacactgacatccatcataacgacagcagaggcagaaacaacCAAAGAGAATTTGGATACAACTACACATGATGgaggaacaacaacacaaaggttGGATATAACTACACATGAAGAAGCTACAACAGTAGCTGTTTCAGAATCAAcaccagatgttgtcacaacatCTAGTGTCCATGCCAGTACAACTGATGGTGTAATAGCAACAACATTCATTCTTCCCACAACAACATCCAAACCAGAGacaacagcagtgacatgggAATCGACAACACAAGTTGCAGGAACAACCACCCTTGTCTCAGAAACAACGATACCACACGATGGCACAACCACAGCAGATTTGGAAAGAACAACATTGGATTCAGACACTACATACAGTGACACTGCCACAACACACAGTTcagaagcagtaacactgacaaccATCATAACGACAGCAGAGGCTGGAACAACCAAAGAGAATTTGGATACAACTACACATAATGgaggaacaacaacacaaaggttGGATATAACTACACATGAAGAAGCTACAACAGTAGCTGGTTCAGAAACACCACATGTTGTCACAACATCTAGTGTCCATGCCAGTACAACAGACGGTGGAGTAGCAACAACATTCAGTCTTCCCACAACATTAGAGGTAGAGAAAACATCACCAACCTGGGAAGCAACAACACAGGATGCAGGAACAACCACACCTGTCTTAGAAACAACTATAGCACATGATGGTACAACAACACCTGGTGTGGAAGTAACCTCACTGGATTCAGCCACTACATCCAGTGACACTGCCACAACAGACAGTTCAGAAGCAGTAACATTGACATCCATCATAACgacaacagagacagaaacaaccATAAATAATTTGGCTACAACTACACATGACGGAGGAACAACTACACAAGTGTTTGATATAACTACACATGAAGCAGGTACAACAGAAGTTGTTTCTGAAACAAcaccagatgttgtcacaacatCTAGTGTTCATGCCAGTACAACTGATGGTGTAATAGCAACAACATTCATTCTTCCCACAACAACATCCAAACCAGAAACAACAGGAGTGACATGGGAACCGACAACACAAGTTACAGGAACAACCACCCTTGTCTTAGAAACAACGATACCACACGATGGCACAACCACAGCGGATTTGGAAGGAACAACATTGGATTCAGAGACTACATACAGTGACACTGCCACAACACACAGTTcagaagcagtaacactgacaaccatcataacgacagcagaggcagaaacaacCAAAGAGAGTTTGGACACAACTACACATGACACAGGAACAACCACACAAGATTTTGGCATAACTACACACGAAGCAGTTACAACAGTAGTTGTTTCTGAAACAACACCAGATGTCATCATGACCTCTAGTGTCCGTGCCAGTACAACAGATGGTGTAGTAGCAACAATATTTACTCTTCCCACAACATCAGAGGCAGAAACAACATCAGCGACCTGGGAACCAACAACAAATTTTGCAGCAACAACCACTGCTGTCTTTGCTACAACTATACCACACGATGGCACAACTGCTGCCACAATAGACAGTTCAGAAGCAGTAACATTGACACCTTTCCTATCTACATCAGAGACAACCACAGAGAACTTGGATAAAACTACACATGATATAGAATCAACAACACAAGAGTTTCATATAACTACACCTGATGCAGGCACAACAATAGCTGGTTATGAAACAACACCAGATGTAGTAACACCTAGTGTCCATTCCAGTACAACAAATGCTATAGTAACAACAACATTCAATCTTCCCACAAtatcatcagaatcagaaacaACAGCAGAGAGCCTTGAACCAACAAAGAGTGCAGTCACAACCGCAGCTGCCTTAGAAACAACTACACCACATGATGGCACAACAACAGCTGATTTGGAAATAACCACATTAGATACAACCACTAGACCCAGTAACTCTGACACAACAGACAGTTCAGAAGCAGTAACATTGACAACTATTAGAACTACATCAGAGTCAAAAATAACAGCAGAGAATTTGGATACAACTACACGTGATTTAGGATCAACAAGAGAACAGTCTGATGTAACTACCGAAGATACAAGCACACCAGCAGCTGCTTCTGAAACAACACCAGATGGAGTCAGAACATCCAGTGTCCATGCAAGCACAACAGATGGATTAGTAACAACAATATTCACTCATCCCACAACAACATCACAAGCAGAAACAACACAGGGTGCAGGCACAACAACTTTCTTAGAGACAACAACACCAGTTAAAAGCACTACAAGTACTGGCTTGGATCCAATAACAGAAGCCGTTGGCTGTGAAACAACCACACTGGCTTCAGTCACTACACCCACTGAATCTGACACAACAGATGGTTCAGAAACAACTACTTTGATGCCTATTATAACTACATTAGAATCAGAAACAACAATAGAGGACTCGGATACAACTACACATGATACAGGCAGAACAGCATCTGTTTTTGAAACAACATCAGATGTTTCAATAGCAGTAACATTCATTCCTTCCATGTCTATATCACCTTCAAGCACGCACATGCCTTTTACGACTACATCAGGTGCAGAAACAACAATTAATAATTTGGCATCAACAGTATTGGATCAAACAATGGAAGGCTCAGGTAGAACTACACCTGCTACAGGAATGCCAACTGTTGACCCTTCAATTACGACAGTTATTTCAGAAATCACCACAGACGTTTTTTTCACTACGTCTTCAATTAGTTTGGAAACAATGACATCATATCCAGGGATAACAACATATGCTCCTGTCACTGTGACAGACATTTCAGAAACTACCACGGAAAGCCCCTTTTCAACTACATTAGATGCAAGAACAACAACAGAATTCTCTGAAATGACTACTAGGATCACAGAAGAGATTTCAGAATCAACTACACACAATTTGCCATCAACTACATCAGACACTTTCTTAACAACTCATGACTCTGCCACAACAACAGAGTTGTCAGTAGCAACTACGTTTAGACCTCTCTCAACTACAGTTGCAGACACGACAGAGGGCTTATACACAACGATACTGGGTGCAGGCATATCAACCAGTGCCTCTGCCACGACCACAGCTGATTTAGAGGGAACTACATTTAGTCCCCTCACAACTA
This window of the Pygocentrus nattereri isolate fPygNat1 chromosome 2, fPygNat1.pri, whole genome shotgun sequence genome carries:
- the muc3a gene encoding mucin-3A, whose amino-acid sequence is MEVTTLDQATTSSDTATTHSLEAVTLTTFITTAEAETTKENLDTTTHDGGTTTQRLDITTHEEATTVAVSETTPDVVTTSSVHASTTDGVVATTFILPTTTSKPETTGVTWEPTTQVAGTTTLVSETTIPHDGTTTADLERTTLDSDTTSSDTATTHSSEAVTLTSIITTAEAETTKENLDTTTHDGGTTTQRLDITTHEEATTVAVSETTPDVVTTSSVHASTTDGGVATTFSLPTTLEVEKTSPTWEATTQDAGTTTPVLETTIAHDGTTTPGVEVTSLDSATTSSDTATTDSSEAVTLTSIITTAETETTINNLATTTHDGGTTTQVFDITTHEAGTTEVVSETTPDVVTTSSVHASTTDGVIATTFILPTTTSKPETTAMTWEPTTQVAGTTTLVSETTISHDGTTTPGVEVTSLDSATTSSDTATTDSSEAVTLTSIITTAETETTINNLATTTHDGGTTTQRLDITTHEEATTVAVSETTPDVVTTSSVHASTTDGVVATTFILPTTTSKPETTGVTWEPTTQVAGTTTLVSETTIPHDGTTTPDVEVTTLDQATTSSDTATTHSSEAVTLTTIITTAEAETTKENLDTTTHDGGTTTQRLDITTHEEATTVAVSETTPDVVTTSSVHARTTDGGVATTFSLLTTLEVEKTSPTWEATTQDAGTTTPILETTIAHDGTTTPGVEVTSLDSATTSIDTATTDSSEAVTLTSIITTAEAETTINNLATTTHDGGTTTQVFDITTHEEGTTEVVSETTPDVVTTSSVHASTTDGVIATTFILPTTTSKPETTAVTWEPTTQVAGTTTLVSETTTSHDGTTTPGVEVTSLDSATTSSDTATTDSSEAVTLTSIITTAEAETTKENLDTTTHDGGTTTQRLDITTHEEATTVAVSESTPDVVTTSSVHASTTDGVIATTFILPTTTSKPETTAVTWESTTQVAGTTTLVSETTIPHDGTTTADLERTTLDSDTTYSDTATTHSSEAVTLTTIITTAEAGTTKENLDTTTHNGGTTTQRLDITTHEEATTVAGSETPHVVTTSSVHASTTDGGVATTFSLPTTLEVEKTSPTWEATTQDAGTTTPVLETTIAHDGTTTPGVEVTSLDSATTSSDTATTDSSEAVTLTSIITTTETETTINNLATTTHDGGTTTQVFDITTHEAGTTEVVSETTPDVVTTSSVHASTTDGVIATTFILPTTTSKPETTGVTWEPTTQVTGTTTLVLETTIPHDGTTTADLEGTTLDSETTYSDTATTHSSEAVTLTTIITTAEAETTKESLDTTTHDTGTTTQDFGITTHEAVTTVVVSETTPDVIMTSSVRASTTDGVVATIFTLPTTSEAETTSATWEPTTNFAATTTAVFATTIPHDGTTAATIDSSEAVTLTPFLSTSETTTENLDKTTHDIESTTQEFHITTPDAGTTIAGYETTPDVVTPSVHSSTTNAIVTTTFNLPTISSESETTAESLEPTKSAVTTAAALETTTPHDGTTTADLEITTLDTTTRPSNSDTTDSSEAVTLTTIRTTSESKITAENLDTTTRDLGSTREQSDVTTEDTSTPAAASETTPDGVRTSSVHASTTDGLVTTIFTHPTTTSQAETTQGAGTTTFLETTTPVKSTTSTGLDPITEAVGCETTTLASVTTPTESDTTDGSETTTLMPIITTLESETTIEDSDTTTHDTGRTASVFETTSDVSIAVTFIPSMSISPSSTHMPFTTTSGAETTINNLASTVLDQTMEGSGRTTPATGMPTVDPSITTVISEITTDVFFTTSSISLETMTSYPGITTYAPVTVTDISETTTESPFSTTLDARTTTEFSEMTTRITEEISESTTHNLPSTTSDTFLTTHDSATTTELSVATTFRPLSTTVADTTEGLYTTILGAGISTSASATTTADLEGTTFSPLTTISNAEITFEILETTPSVTGMTSSDSFTTTDHLEVIITSEAPLISTTNTVLSSTTTQTTASTKSPLECENGGTPNPTHNNCLCPPGFTGRICNTVEAEIKPPDMIERSAIAEVEVNKEYLPEYDDPFSVEYQDFVTIFKNQMTPIYKAYIRNFVNIMNIVLSKGGNISQRRHRRWTERTIIQSGVNVKHDIVVEIQNDDVAEHYDEVLVQAEEALSAVRNCSFSSDCQLNLTITNVDVTPTELNGTEFCETITAWLPEEYQQYYSNVTVSGKLTCVTQCHQNHPNPKICENRGTCEVSRNGPSCYCLHTDVNWYLGEDCKFQVNKAGVYAGIGVVSVVLVTAIAVLSVYVFINKRRTRRDRDHKSDLVNQWLEDDVEWPSPSRSSSSHSAASIAYDNAAYADENYRQQSNSTQRSLSSTQPSFSPEQQIPSGYLHNNHPMRINRPQIHGLLDV